The Pseudomonadota bacterium sequence CGCATGATCTCTTGGGTAGTCTGAGCCAAGCGACATATGGAGAGGCGGCGCAATGAGCACGAAAAAGCAAATGACCGAAGCCGAGCGCGACAGCCATCACGCCGATCGTATGGCCAAGCGCAAGGCCGCGCGCGATCGCATGTTGGCCACCAAGACCAAAGAAAAAGGCCTGCTGATGGTCCACACCGGTAAAGGCAAAGGCAAATCGACGGCGGCGTTCGGCCTTGCCATACGCGCCATGGGTAATGGCATGCGAGTCGGCGTGGTGCAATTCGTCAAAGGCAAATGGCAAACCGGCGAGCGCGATATTCTCGAGCATTTTCCCGAACGCGTAACGATCCGCACGATGGGCGAGGGCTTTACTTGGGATACCCAGGACCGCCAGCGCGATATCGCCGCCGCCAAGGCGGCGTGGCAGGTGGCGCAGGAGATGATGGCCGATGAAAGCTACGATCTTATCTTGCTCGATGAGCTCAATATTGTGCTGCGCTACGATTATTTGCCGCTGGCGGAGATCGTGCCGGCGCTGGCAGCGCGGCGCGACGGCCTCCATATTGTCGTCACCGGGCGCAACGCCAAGGATGAATTGATCGAGGCCGCCGATCTGGTGACCGAAATGCTGGAGGTCAAACATCATTTCAAGGCCGGCGTGAAAGCGCAGACCGGTATCGAGTTTTGAAAATTTGATGTCAGTGCGCACCCCCTCGCTCATGCTGCAAGGCACTGGCTCCCATGTCGGTAAATCGCTATTGGTGGCCGGCCTCTGTCGCGCTTTTGCGGCGCGCGGCCTCGCCGTGCGTCCGTTTAAAGCGCAGAACATGTCGAACAATGCGGCGGTGACGGAATCGGGCGCCGAGATTGGCCGTGCTCAGGCGTTGCAGGCGCGCGCAGCCGGCGTTCCGCCGACCAGCGATATGAACCCGGTGCTGCTCAAGCCGGAAAGCGAAACCGGCGCCCAGGTAATTGTCCAGGGTAAGGTCAGCGGCAGGGCCGATGCGCGCGCCTACCATGCGCTGAAACCGCGCCTCATGCCGGCCGTGCTGGAAAGCTTTGAGCGCCTTTCGCGTGAGGCCGATATCGTGTTGGTAGAAGGCGCCGGCAGCCCGGCGGAGGTTAATCTCCGCCAGGGGGATATCGCCAATATGGGCTTCGCTCTAGCGGCCAATGTGCCGGTGGCGCTGATCGGAGATATCGAACGCGGCGGCGTCATCGCCAGCCTGATAGGCACCGCTGCGCTGCTCGAAGCGGACGAGCGCGCCTTGGTGAAAGGATTTGCGATCAACAAATTCCGCGGCGATCCCAGTCTTTTCGACGACGCCGTGCCGGTGATCGAAGCAGGCCTAGGCGCGCCATGCCTCGGCATCGTACCCTATTTTGAAGCGGCCAATATGCTGCCGGCGGAAGATGCCGTCAGCCTCGACGGCGCCGGCACGCGGCTTGTGCCGGACGGCGTGCGCGCGATCCGCATTGTCGTGCCGCGCTTCGCGCGCATCGCCAATTTCGACGATCTCGATCCCTTGCGCGCCGAGCCCGATGTCGATTTGGTGATCGTTGAGCCGGGCCGAGCGCTGCCGGGCGATGCCGACCTGGTGCTGCTGCCGGGCTCCAAATCGACGCGCGCCGATCTGGCGCAGCTCCGCGCCCAGGGCTGGGATATCGA is a genomic window containing:
- the cobO gene encoding cob(I)yrinic acid a,c-diamide adenosyltransferase; its protein translation is MSTKKQMTEAERDSHHADRMAKRKAARDRMLATKTKEKGLLMVHTGKGKGKSTAAFGLAIRAMGNGMRVGVVQFVKGKWQTGERDILEHFPERVTIRTMGEGFTWDTQDRQRDIAAAKAAWQVAQEMMADESYDLILLDELNIVLRYDYLPLAEIVPALAARRDGLHIVVTGRNAKDELIEAADLVTEMLEVKHHFKAGVKAQTGIEF
- a CDS encoding cobyric acid synthase; the protein is MSVRTPSLMLQGTGSHVGKSLLVAGLCRAFAARGLAVRPFKAQNMSNNAAVTESGAEIGRAQALQARAAGVPPTSDMNPVLLKPESETGAQVIVQGKVSGRADARAYHALKPRLMPAVLESFERLSREADIVLVEGAGSPAEVNLRQGDIANMGFALAANVPVALIGDIERGGVIASLIGTAALLEADERALVKGFAINKFRGDPSLFDDAVPVIEAGLGAPCLGIVPYFEAANMLPAEDAVSLDGAGTRLVPDGVRAIRIVVPRFARIANFDDLDPLRAEPDVDLVIVEPGRALPGDADLVLLPGSKSTRADLAQLRAQGWDIDIQAHLRRGGSVLGLCGGYQMLGHSIDDPDGVDGVAGSSEGLGHLDVTTKLAGEKRLEAVTGRELESGETVRGYEMHMGTTAGPDRARPMLELAHGQEGACSRGGKVSGSYVHGLFAADGFRHAFLSRLAQRQCSGIDWDSSVEETLDTLARHLEDALDLDRLLEIARAR